The Streptomyces seoulensis genome contains a region encoding:
- a CDS encoding ribosome-recycling factor, with protein MVAFDDLLHARLGGMQDAVNDWSETVKKLKTLQEKAENGMQRKAEKADWKGQNAGVTRPFIKKTAKEFGDAAKEAESIRNILRDALAEFKASKKKLEEIVDAAPGKGMRIGTDGSISYLIHPDRRGKDYHGPDPKQADFDKVHSEMKAALDRATEADEVASRALVTLVGKDENNFSGTDYHSLKDAKAVQDAKEFVALSRKGAHASPSELAHANQLLREHNGDRLFAEKVATGMGGKGTMTYWAAIVDSHQGNMPKKELATLKDLQKNFSLTLAEATHSKSAQMQQWKKDVIDLGDRQFITDRTKETTGPFGFQITSSLMRHGEFDQKFLNDYGDKLIDYEKNTNAPQLWSHGGQYYDALNFGAAKNDGGRDPMTGFLEALGHNPHASTEFFHDKEHFNYLTGVETKKGPEPRIWPQDSASFVPSPDQKQKLPGFESLGHALESAVTGHNYEDGPSRNTSIHSAEQAEIMNRLVTTMSKDTDLVRDGMAGSLGKISAEYMSDIHRAFNPDKRDLDALFPNSGVDSQLREGDVTRFLHTVGRDPDGYAAVNLGQHQYTASIIDFHSQHPDVYVNSLTSRNPDAMKSAVATFAANAGEIEGVIGAGRAYALENKIVEGDDNFNTALGKAGTWAGSLAGIGVGLGTAPFAGPSGTIAGGLLGTATGEILNGIVGANKNDHLAHQVYRNGRDWEDLKIDTVTTTQDSIMLTNLGHSRDAGLYMNEASTAVEGGFGSAQDDVERYFQGEAPKIPKSSND; from the coding sequence ATGGTCGCGTTCGACGATCTCCTCCATGCCCGCCTAGGCGGCATGCAGGACGCCGTGAACGACTGGTCGGAGACCGTCAAGAAGCTGAAGACGCTGCAGGAGAAGGCCGAGAACGGCATGCAGCGCAAGGCGGAGAAGGCGGACTGGAAGGGCCAGAACGCCGGCGTCACCCGCCCCTTCATCAAGAAGACCGCCAAGGAGTTCGGCGACGCGGCCAAGGAGGCCGAGAGCATCCGGAACATCCTTCGGGACGCCCTCGCCGAGTTCAAGGCCTCGAAAAAGAAGCTCGAGGAGATTGTCGACGCCGCTCCTGGCAAAGGGATGCGCATCGGCACCGATGGATCCATCAGCTACCTGATCCACCCTGACCGCCGCGGCAAGGACTACCACGGACCAGATCCGAAGCAAGCGGACTTCGACAAGGTCCACTCCGAGATGAAGGCCGCTCTCGACAGGGCTACCGAGGCGGACGAAGTGGCCTCCCGTGCACTGGTCACCCTGGTCGGCAAGGACGAGAACAACTTCTCCGGCACCGACTACCACTCCTTGAAGGACGCGAAGGCGGTCCAGGACGCCAAGGAGTTCGTCGCCCTTTCCAGGAAGGGCGCCCATGCTTCACCCAGTGAACTCGCCCACGCGAACCAACTCCTCAGGGAGCACAACGGCGACAGACTGTTCGCCGAGAAGGTGGCGACGGGCATGGGCGGCAAGGGCACCATGACCTACTGGGCCGCGATCGTCGACTCCCACCAGGGCAACATGCCCAAGAAGGAACTGGCCACCCTCAAGGATCTACAGAAGAACTTCAGCCTCACTCTCGCCGAAGCCACTCACTCCAAGAGTGCGCAGATGCAGCAGTGGAAGAAGGATGTGATCGACCTCGGCGACCGGCAGTTCATCACTGACCGGACCAAGGAGACCACCGGGCCGTTCGGCTTCCAGATCACGAGCAGCCTCATGCGGCATGGGGAATTCGACCAGAAGTTCCTGAACGACTACGGCGACAAGCTGATCGACTACGAGAAGAACACCAACGCCCCGCAGTTGTGGTCGCATGGCGGCCAGTACTACGACGCACTCAACTTTGGAGCGGCGAAGAACGACGGCGGCAGGGATCCCATGACTGGGTTCCTCGAAGCCCTGGGGCACAACCCGCATGCTTCCACCGAGTTCTTCCACGACAAGGAACACTTCAACTACCTCACCGGCGTGGAGACCAAGAAGGGCCCGGAGCCCAGGATCTGGCCGCAGGACAGCGCAAGCTTCGTTCCGAGCCCCGATCAGAAGCAAAAGCTACCCGGATTTGAGTCACTCGGACATGCGTTGGAGTCAGCAGTGACCGGCCACAACTATGAAGACGGGCCATCACGCAATACCTCAATCCATTCGGCCGAACAGGCTGAGATCATGAATCGCTTGGTGACCACCATGTCTAAGGACACCGATCTCGTTCGTGACGGGATGGCGGGGAGCCTCGGAAAGATCTCAGCGGAATACATGTCAGATATCCACAGAGCCTTTAACCCGGACAAGAGGGATTTGGATGCCTTGTTCCCGAACAGCGGGGTTGATTCTCAACTCAGAGAAGGCGATGTAACGCGCTTCCTGCATACCGTCGGCCGAGATCCGGATGGCTATGCGGCCGTCAACCTCGGGCAGCACCAGTACACCGCCAGTATCATCGACTTCCACTCCCAGCATCCAGATGTGTACGTCAACAGTCTCACTTCCCGTAATCCAGATGCAATGAAGAGTGCCGTTGCTACTTTCGCGGCGAACGCAGGCGAGATCGAGGGCGTCATCGGAGCAGGCCGCGCCTACGCACTGGAAAATAAAATTGTGGAAGGTGATGATAATTTCAACACTGCTCTAGGCAAGGCCGGAACCTGGGCCGGAAGTCTCGCCGGCATCGGGGTGGGCCTCGGAACAGCTCCATTCGCAGGCCCTTCCGGTACGATCGCTGGCGGCCTCCTGGGAACCGCGACCGGCGAAATCCTGAATGGGATTGTGGGGGCAAACAAGAACGATCACCTTGCCCACCAGGTGTACCGAAATGGAAGAGACTGGGAGGACTTGAAGATCGACACAGTAACCACGACTCAAGACTCCATCATGCTGACTAATCTGGGCCACAGCCGTGACGCCGGACTCTACATGAATGAAGCCTCCACGGCAGTCGAAGGCGGATTCGGTTCGGCACAAGACGACGTGGAAAGGTATTTCCAGGGCGAAGCACCGAAAATTCCGAAGAGCTCGAACGACTAG
- a CDS encoding WXG100 family type VII secretion target, with product MSEQPKQSEPKLSRTDFESMTHEQLAAMLASADMTSAAHLSSKLSDAASTIKNIGEDLMKHVKDLEWQGKAGDAFRDWGGHTASATLRLSQYAGAASEWMATVSEAINAAKRSMPDIAETTDAKAALGDAHKTIDAAKQPGARNDPDARKAAETARSHADIAQSRIDAVRQEAIQQMRRLAGTYEYSAMQVNSITPPTFAPAAGRAGPGDWWVNDQGHLSGPTEYVSGGSSGAASTAAVSKGGVRSAALPHISTGPVIGAPGHSSSHVSVRPEPVSLNIDSADTLPRTSAPPLTAPSAGPALPPREVSPTGLPTGLPPTFTGGGRTPGTTLPSRVPGIGRLPQMPGLAKPIEGMPRPPRETGIVGGRPVNATGRPANGIPRGTVIGSENGQGRTPLGRAISPGSVQGARSTGGMGSGRRLAGETGGVSGGGPGQLGRSGSRPFTSGGSGLVRPPVKGAEQAQGSQVGRTGAAGRSADSRKSQEQHDKRPDYLVEDEETWTRDGRRTLPPVVD from the coding sequence TTGAGCGAGCAGCCTAAGCAGTCCGAGCCCAAGCTCAGCCGCACGGACTTCGAGTCCATGACGCACGAGCAGCTCGCGGCCATGTTGGCCTCCGCGGACATGACCTCTGCGGCTCACCTCTCTTCCAAGCTGTCCGACGCGGCGTCGACGATCAAAAACATCGGCGAAGACCTCATGAAGCACGTCAAGGACTTGGAATGGCAGGGCAAGGCCGGCGACGCCTTCCGTGATTGGGGCGGTCACACGGCCAGTGCCACGCTGCGGCTGAGCCAGTACGCCGGGGCGGCATCCGAGTGGATGGCAACGGTCTCAGAGGCCATCAACGCGGCGAAGCGTTCCATGCCGGACATCGCGGAGACCACCGACGCTAAAGCCGCCCTGGGGGACGCCCACAAGACGATCGACGCCGCGAAACAGCCGGGCGCACGTAACGACCCTGACGCCCGGAAGGCGGCGGAGACGGCACGCTCGCACGCGGACATCGCTCAGTCCAGGATCGACGCGGTGCGCCAGGAAGCGATCCAGCAGATGCGGCGGCTGGCGGGGACGTACGAGTACTCGGCCATGCAGGTGAACAGCATCACGCCGCCCACCTTCGCGCCGGCAGCGGGTCGGGCGGGGCCGGGCGACTGGTGGGTCAACGATCAGGGGCACTTGAGCGGGCCAACTGAGTATGTGAGTGGCGGCTCCTCAGGTGCGGCCAGCACGGCGGCCGTATCTAAGGGCGGCGTGCGATCTGCTGCGCTGCCACACATTTCGACAGGCCCTGTAATCGGAGCTCCGGGACATTCGAGCAGCCACGTATCTGTTCGCCCCGAGCCCGTGTCGTTGAACATCGACAGCGCCGACACTCTCCCTCGCACGTCGGCGCCGCCGCTCACTGCACCGTCGGCGGGTCCGGCGCTGCCGCCGCGTGAGGTGTCACCGACGGGGCTCCCGACCGGTTTGCCGCCGACCTTCACCGGAGGTGGCCGCACCCCCGGTACGACGTTGCCGTCGCGTGTACCGGGCATCGGCCGACTCCCGCAGATGCCCGGCCTGGCGAAGCCGATCGAAGGCATGCCTCGACCCCCTCGGGAGACGGGCATCGTCGGAGGCCGGCCGGTCAACGCAACTGGCCGCCCTGCGAACGGCATTCCGCGGGGAACCGTCATTGGGAGCGAGAACGGGCAGGGCCGCACTCCGCTCGGTCGCGCCATCTCTCCCGGCTCTGTCCAGGGAGCTCGGTCCACAGGAGGAATGGGCTCCGGGCGCCGACTCGCAGGCGAGACGGGTGGCGTCTCCGGTGGAGGCCCTGGCCAGCTGGGTCGATCCGGTAGTCGTCCCTTCACCTCGGGGGGTTCCGGACTTGTTCGCCCGCCGGTCAAGGGCGCCGAACAAGCGCAGGGCTCCCAGGTCGGCCGCACTGGCGCGGCAGGTCGGTCCGCAGACTCCCGCAAGTCGCAGGAGCAGCACGACAAGCGGCCGGACTACCTCGTGGAGGATGAGGAGACCTGGACCAGAGACGGGCGCCGGACTCTGCCTCCCGTGGTCGACTGA
- the mycP gene encoding type VII secretion-associated serine protease mycosin: MRTRGMQRYRVISVASAALGLLLVGLSAGPAQAESIRAQQWYLDAMHAPEVWKSSTGRGVTVAVIDSGVDGSLADLKGQVLDGKDFSTLRGNEHTDVAGHGTSMAAIIAATGARGGLSASYGLAPGAKILPIRMLDSQEVSGRMDANTEYSEKLTQAIRYAADSKAQIINMSLALSESRGRHDVGTPELAAAVKYALSKGKLLFAGVGNRGDKENLPSYPASTPGVVGVGAADQKARLAAFSQRGPSVDMVAPGVDMVHACTGGSQLCKSKGTSDATAIASASAALIWSKHPDWTNNQVLRVMLNTLNKPADGAKRNDFIGYGGIRLRAAMDNPDPGPADEYPLPDLAAAAAKSPSPKAPKPTAPVKHEEAAPKSDDGGNTLLWTGTGVAAALLVGAAAAFAVFRSRRRTGTTPPPPPAYPQYVPAQSPHQPPADSHHRSEQNP, translated from the coding sequence ATGCGTACCAGAGGCATGCAGCGCTATCGAGTCATCTCCGTGGCTTCGGCCGCTCTCGGCCTGCTACTCGTCGGTCTCTCGGCCGGTCCCGCGCAGGCGGAGTCCATCCGGGCGCAGCAGTGGTACCTCGATGCCATGCACGCACCGGAGGTATGGAAGTCCAGTACGGGACGCGGAGTGACGGTGGCCGTCATCGACTCCGGGGTCGATGGCTCCCTTGCTGATCTCAAGGGCCAAGTCCTGGACGGGAAGGACTTCTCCACGTTGCGCGGCAACGAGCACACAGATGTCGCGGGCCACGGTACGTCCATGGCCGCGATCATCGCGGCGACGGGAGCACGCGGGGGACTGTCCGCTTCCTACGGTCTCGCGCCGGGAGCGAAGATCCTGCCCATCCGGATGCTGGACAGCCAAGAGGTCAGTGGTCGGATGGATGCCAATACGGAGTACTCGGAGAAGCTGACGCAGGCGATTCGCTACGCTGCCGATTCCAAGGCCCAGATCATCAACATGTCGCTTGCGCTGAGCGAATCACGCGGTCGCCACGACGTCGGCACTCCAGAGCTCGCGGCTGCCGTCAAGTACGCGCTGTCAAAGGGAAAGCTGCTCTTCGCGGGGGTCGGGAACAGGGGGGACAAGGAGAATCTTCCTTCCTACCCGGCCTCAACGCCTGGCGTTGTCGGCGTTGGAGCGGCGGACCAGAAGGCCAGGTTGGCTGCCTTCTCCCAGCGAGGACCTTCGGTGGACATGGTCGCGCCAGGCGTGGACATGGTGCATGCCTGTACCGGGGGTTCCCAGCTCTGCAAGTCGAAGGGCACCAGCGATGCGACCGCGATCGCTTCGGCCTCTGCCGCGCTGATCTGGTCCAAGCACCCCGACTGGACCAACAACCAGGTCCTCCGGGTCATGCTGAACACACTTAACAAGCCGGCAGACGGCGCGAAGCGGAATGACTTCATCGGCTACGGGGGCATCCGTCTACGGGCCGCGATGGACAATCCCGACCCCGGCCCGGCAGACGAATACCCACTCCCCGACCTGGCCGCCGCAGCCGCCAAGTCCCCCTCCCCCAAGGCGCCGAAGCCCACGGCCCCCGTGAAGCACGAGGAAGCGGCGCCGAAGTCGGACGACGGCGGGAACACACTCCTCTGGACCGGCACAGGCGTGGCAGCCGCGCTGCTGGTCGGCGCAGCGGCCGCCTTCGCGGTGTTCCGCTCCCGCCGCCGCACGGGCACAACCCCGCCGCCCCCTCCTGCCTATCCCCAGTACGTTCCGGCCCAGAGCCCGCACCAGCCCCCGGCGGACTCGCACCACCGCTCGGAGCAGAACCCATGA
- the eccD gene encoding type VII secretion integral membrane protein EccD, with amino-acid sequence MTTTAATGFSRVTVVAPDSRIDVALPVDIAVADIYPEILRLTGQTQEVGTPAGYHLVRRDGRVLDSARTLADEGVLDGEVLSLRPFAESLPPAVYDDVSDAVASAVMRDRHLWSEDLLRVTGLAGGALLILLTGFVLWYADPVRHDMHGLPGVIAGGLGVLLTAFAGVRARVYGDRGSAVALGLGALPLLMIAGSGVIGAPAAQGPGKLQFMLGCVAVLIASVALVALTPGGDAPFVAASFLATVGTLATFVALLTDASATATAAVCAPVAIGLVAFLPGLSARFARLPIGYASPHSATDDAFDPDAAQGADAEPLDADLVAAQARRGHEMLLGLVGGTAALVVASAAVLGFCDNVWGQLLALTTGLAMLIRARLFRYTAQVSCVLVAGLAAIALLLLGLALNPPQDALTDFVLHHDRGALDLRTAWLTAAVAVGAVLITAIGLIVPSKGLSPFWGRFLDLAEGAVLLALAPLCLATLGVLADVRSMVG; translated from the coding sequence GTGACTACGACAGCGGCGACGGGATTCAGCAGGGTCACGGTCGTGGCACCCGACAGCCGCATCGACGTGGCGCTCCCGGTGGACATCGCCGTGGCCGACATCTATCCGGAGATACTGCGGCTGACCGGCCAGACCCAGGAGGTCGGCACCCCGGCCGGCTACCACCTGGTCCGCCGTGACGGCCGGGTGCTCGACAGCGCCCGCACCCTCGCCGACGAAGGCGTCCTGGACGGCGAGGTGCTGAGCCTGCGCCCCTTCGCCGAGTCCCTGCCGCCCGCGGTCTACGACGACGTCTCCGACGCCGTCGCCTCCGCCGTCATGCGCGACCGGCACCTGTGGAGCGAGGACCTGCTGCGCGTCACGGGCCTCGCGGGCGGCGCCCTGCTCATCCTGCTGACCGGCTTCGTCCTCTGGTACGCCGATCCCGTGCGCCACGACATGCACGGCCTGCCCGGCGTCATCGCCGGCGGCCTCGGCGTGCTGCTCACCGCCTTCGCCGGGGTCCGCGCCCGGGTGTACGGCGACCGGGGCTCCGCGGTCGCCCTGGGCCTCGGCGCGCTGCCGCTGCTGATGATCGCGGGCTCCGGCGTCATCGGCGCACCGGCCGCGCAGGGGCCGGGCAAGCTCCAGTTCATGCTGGGCTGCGTGGCCGTGCTGATCGCCTCGGTCGCCCTGGTGGCGCTCACGCCGGGCGGGGACGCCCCGTTCGTCGCCGCGTCCTTCCTGGCGACCGTCGGCACCCTGGCGACCTTCGTGGCCCTCCTCACCGACGCCTCCGCCACCGCGACCGCCGCCGTCTGCGCCCCGGTCGCCATCGGCCTGGTCGCGTTCCTGCCCGGCCTGTCCGCCCGTTTCGCCCGGCTGCCCATCGGCTACGCTTCGCCGCACTCCGCCACCGACGACGCCTTCGACCCGGACGCCGCGCAGGGCGCCGACGCCGAACCGCTCGACGCCGACCTGGTCGCCGCGCAGGCCCGGCGCGGGCACGAGATGCTGCTCGGCCTCGTCGGCGGTACGGCGGCCCTGGTCGTCGCCTCCGCCGCCGTCCTCGGCTTCTGCGACAACGTCTGGGGCCAGCTCCTGGCGCTCACCACGGGCCTCGCGATGCTGATCCGCGCGCGTCTGTTCCGCTACACCGCCCAGGTGTCCTGCGTCCTGGTCGCCGGTCTCGCCGCGATCGCGCTGCTGCTGCTCGGTCTCGCCCTGAACCCGCCCCAGGACGCCCTCACCGACTTCGTGCTCCACCACGACCGCGGCGCGCTCGACCTGCGCACCGCCTGGCTGACGGCGGCCGTCGCCGTGGGCGCCGTACTGATCACCGCGATCGGCCTGATCGTCCCGAGCAAGGGGCTGTCACCCTTCTGGGGCCGCTTCCTCGACCTCGCCGAGGGCGCCGTCCTGCTCGCCCTGGCCCCGCTCTGCCTGGCCACGCTGGGTGTCCTCGCGGACGTACGCTCGATGGTCGGTTAG
- the eccCa gene encoding type VII secretion protein EccCa, whose amino-acid sequence MSQLVIKRPPRALPPEVSSEEVQLEAPPELPRGQQEGMLMQVLPTLGMGSSVVFYFASPNAHPFMRIMGVVMLVSTAAMVVSQIVRHRRGTQGQMADVRRDYLRYLAQTRRTVRKTALRQRDAQLYLHPAPEQLWSLVAEGSRVWERRVADEDFGQVRIGLGPQQLATPLMAPQTAPVDELEPLCAGAMQRFLSVHGQLDGLPVALSLRAFYHVTVSGDQERAQSAARALVAQATTLHSPDDLIVAVVASGGAAERWDWSKWLPHCQLPGQFDGAGTRRLFSDDLGELEQLLAGRLEERPRFSRGGQPLLDQPHIMVVLDGGMVPPTSVFAAAEGLQGVTIVEVVSGELDTPRGDLSIVVRPERLRLDSGGDVAFEGTPDGLSLPGAEALARQLAPLRMGGGDDDEPLLSNLDFTDLLGLGDAASVDVRRTWRPRSVPERLRVPIGVGEDGQPVMLDLKEAAQDGMGPHGLCVGATGSGKSELLRTLVLGLAVTHSSETLNFVLADFKGGATFAGMSQMPHVAAVITNLSDDLTLVDRMGDAIRGELQRRQELLRSAGNYANIHDYEKARAAGAPLEPLASLVLVIDEFSELLTAKPDFIDMFIQIGRIGRSLGVHLLLASQRLEEGRLRGLDTYLSYRIGLRTFSAAESRAALGVPDAYHLPSVPGSGYLKFGTDEMVRFKAAYVSGTYRAGGAEVTQGSVPVERRPARFTALPVPMAYAASDPAEERERAARAEDDALADTVLDVVVQRIEGQGVPAHQVWLPPLDEAPALDQLLPALSVSPERGLHAPEYRSGALAVPLGLIDKPFEQKREVLYRDFSGAAGHMMVVGGPQSGKSTLLRSLVTSFALTHTPLETQFYCLDFGGGGLASLADLPHVGGVASRLDPERVRRTVAEVAGILNRREQFFRTNGIDSVATYRRRRAAGELPGEAWGDVFLVIDGWGNFKTEYEGLEGVVNDIAGRGLGYGIHVVVSASRYMEVRAALKDQILSRLELRLGDPMDSEFDRKVAVNVPAGVPGRGQVSEKLHFMTALPRIDGSSSAGDLSEATAALVQRVKADWQGPAAPTVRLLPRKLPADQLPKGFEFPQAGIAIGIDEANLEPVFVDLDTDPFFLVFGESESGKTNLLRLIAKQIAERYTPAEARIVVGDYRRTMLEAVPEEHLLEYAPMASAMQVHMDAIRQFMEMRAPKPDITPQQLRDRSWWTGPQLFVIVDDYELVATNSGNPLAALVEHLPFARDVGVKFIIARSQAGASRAMYESFMQRVKELGAQGVVLSGDPSEGDILGTVRARPMPPGRGVFVSRKRGTSLIQLGLLPQRH is encoded by the coding sequence GTGAGCCAGCTCGTCATCAAGCGCCCGCCTCGCGCGCTGCCGCCCGAAGTGTCCTCGGAAGAGGTGCAATTGGAGGCTCCTCCCGAGCTGCCGCGCGGGCAGCAGGAGGGCATGCTGATGCAGGTCCTGCCGACTCTCGGCATGGGCTCCTCCGTGGTGTTCTACTTCGCATCCCCGAACGCCCATCCGTTCATGCGGATCATGGGTGTGGTCATGCTCGTGTCCACGGCGGCGATGGTGGTCTCGCAGATCGTCCGGCACCGTCGCGGTACGCAAGGGCAAATGGCCGACGTTCGCCGTGACTACCTCCGTTACCTCGCCCAGACGCGGCGCACGGTCCGTAAGACCGCACTGCGTCAGCGGGACGCCCAGCTCTATCTGCACCCCGCCCCCGAGCAGTTGTGGTCCCTGGTCGCCGAGGGCAGCCGGGTGTGGGAACGGCGCGTGGCGGACGAAGACTTCGGGCAGGTCCGGATCGGGCTGGGCCCGCAGCAGCTCGCCACTCCCCTGATGGCGCCGCAGACCGCGCCCGTGGACGAGCTGGAGCCGCTGTGCGCCGGTGCCATGCAGCGCTTCCTGTCGGTGCACGGCCAGTTGGACGGCCTGCCGGTGGCGCTGTCGCTGCGCGCCTTCTACCACGTGACGGTCTCCGGCGATCAGGAGCGCGCCCAGTCCGCCGCGCGTGCCCTGGTCGCGCAGGCGACGACCCTGCACTCCCCCGACGACCTGATCGTGGCCGTGGTGGCCTCGGGGGGCGCGGCGGAGCGCTGGGACTGGTCGAAGTGGCTGCCGCACTGCCAGTTGCCGGGCCAGTTCGACGGCGCGGGCACGCGTCGGCTGTTCAGCGACGACCTCGGTGAGCTGGAGCAGTTGCTCGCCGGCCGGCTGGAGGAGCGGCCCCGGTTCAGCCGGGGCGGGCAGCCGCTGCTGGACCAGCCGCACATCATGGTGGTGCTGGACGGCGGCATGGTGCCGCCCACGTCGGTGTTCGCGGCCGCGGAGGGCCTGCAGGGCGTGACGATCGTGGAGGTCGTCTCCGGCGAGCTGGACACCCCGCGCGGTGACCTCTCCATCGTGGTGCGCCCGGAGCGGCTGCGGCTGGACTCCGGTGGCGACGTGGCCTTCGAGGGCACGCCCGACGGGCTGTCGCTGCCCGGCGCCGAGGCGCTGGCCCGCCAGCTCGCCCCGCTGCGGATGGGCGGCGGGGACGACGACGAGCCGCTGCTCTCCAACCTGGACTTCACCGATCTGCTCGGTCTCGGGGACGCCGCCTCGGTGGACGTCCGGCGCACCTGGCGGCCGCGCTCCGTGCCGGAGCGGCTCCGGGTGCCGATCGGTGTCGGCGAGGACGGCCAGCCCGTGATGCTGGACCTGAAGGAGGCCGCGCAGGACGGCATGGGCCCGCACGGCCTGTGCGTGGGCGCGACCGGCTCGGGCAAGTCGGAGCTGCTGCGCACCCTGGTGCTGGGGCTCGCGGTCACGCACTCCTCGGAGACGCTGAACTTCGTCCTCGCGGACTTCAAGGGCGGCGCGACCTTCGCGGGCATGTCCCAGATGCCGCACGTCGCGGCCGTGATCACCAACCTGTCCGACGATCTCACCCTGGTCGACCGCATGGGCGACGCGATCCGCGGTGAACTCCAGCGCCGCCAGGAGCTGCTGCGGTCGGCGGGCAACTACGCCAACATCCACGACTACGAGAAGGCGCGCGCGGCGGGTGCCCCGCTGGAGCCGCTGGCCTCGCTCGTCCTGGTGATCGACGAGTTCAGTGAACTACTGACCGCCAAGCCCGATTTCATCGACATGTTCATCCAGATCGGCCGGATCGGCCGCTCCCTGGGCGTGCATCTGCTGCTCGCCTCGCAGCGGCTGGAGGAGGGCCGGCTGCGCGGTCTCGACACGTACCTGTCGTACCGGATCGGTCTGCGGACGTTCTCCGCGGCCGAGTCCCGCGCGGCGCTCGGTGTGCCGGACGCCTATCACCTGCCCTCGGTGCCCGGTTCCGGCTATCTGAAGTTCGGCACGGACGAGATGGTGCGCTTCAAGGCGGCCTACGTCTCGGGCACGTACCGCGCGGGCGGGGCCGAGGTCACGCAGGGCAGCGTGCCCGTCGAGCGCCGTCCGGCGCGGTTCACGGCGCTTCCGGTGCCGATGGCGTACGCAGCGTCCGATCCGGCCGAGGAGCGGGAGCGGGCCGCGCGCGCGGAGGACGACGCGCTGGCGGACACGGTGCTGGACGTGGTCGTCCAGCGCATCGAGGGCCAGGGCGTGCCCGCGCACCAGGTGTGGCTGCCCCCGCTGGACGAGGCGCCGGCGCTGGACCAGTTGCTGCCCGCGCTGTCGGTGTCCCCGGAGCGGGGCCTGCACGCGCCGGAGTACCGCTCGGGTGCGCTCGCGGTGCCGCTGGGCCTGATCGACAAGCCCTTCGAGCAGAAGCGCGAGGTGCTGTACCGGGACTTCTCCGGCGCGGCCGGTCACATGATGGTCGTCGGCGGCCCGCAGTCCGGTAAGTCGACGCTGCTGCGCTCGCTGGTCACCTCGTTCGCGCTGACGCACACCCCGCTGGAGACGCAGTTCTACTGCCTGGACTTCGGCGGCGGCGGCCTGGCCTCCCTCGCGGACCTCCCGCACGTGGGCGGGGTGGCGTCCCGGCTGGACCCGGAGCGGGTGCGCCGTACGGTCGCGGAGGTGGCGGGCATCCTCAACCGCCGTGAGCAGTTCTTCCGCACCAACGGCATCGACTCCGTCGCCACCTACCGCAGGCGCCGCGCGGCGGGCGAGCTGCCGGGCGAGGCGTGGGGGGACGTGTTCCTGGTCATCGACGGCTGGGGCAACTTCAAGACCGAGTACGAGGGCCTGGAGGGTGTCGTCAACGACATCGCGGGCCGGGGCCTCGGTTACGGCATCCACGTGGTCGTCTCCGCGTCGCGCTACATGGAGGTCCGCGCGGCCCTGAAGGACCAGATCCTGAGCCGGCTGGAGCTGCGCCTCGGCGACCCGATGGACTCCGAGTTCGACCGCAAGGTCGCGGTGAACGTCCCGGCGGGCGTGCCCGGCCGCGGTCAGGTCTCGGAGAAGCTGCACTTCATGACGGCGCTCCCCCGCATCGACGGCTCCTCGTCCGCGGGTGACCTGTCCGAGGCGACGGCCGCGCTGGTGCAGCGGGTCAAGGCCGACTGGCAGGGGCCCGCCGCCCCCACGGTGCGTCTGCTGCCGCGCAAGCTGCCGGCCGACCAGTTGCCCAAGGGCTTCGAGTTCCCGCAGGCGGGCATCGCCATCGGCATCGACGAGGCCAACCTGGAGCCGGTCTTCGTCGACCTGGACACCGACCCGTTCTTCCTGGTCTTCGGTGAGAGCGAGTCCGGCAAGACGAACCTGCTCCGGCTGATCGCCAAGCAGATCGCCGAGCGGTACACCCCGGCCGAGGCCCGCATCGTCGTCGGCGACTACCGGCGCACCATGCTGGAGGCGGTCCCGGAGGAGCACCTGCTCGAGTACGCGCCGATGGCCTCGGCGATGCAGGTCCACATGGACGCCATCCGGCAGTTCATGGAGATGCGGGCGCCGAAACCGGACATCACCCCGCAGCAGTTGCGCGACCGCAGTTGGTGGACCGGCCCGCAGCTCTTCGTCATCGTCGACGACTACGAGCTGGTGGCGACCAACTCCGGCAATCCGCTCGCCGCGCTGGTGGAGCACCTGCCGTTCGCGCGGGATGTCGGCGTGAAGTTCATCATCGCCCGCAGCCAGGCCGGCGCCTCGCGTGCCATGTACGAGTCGTTCATGCAGCGGGTGAAGGAGCTGGGCGCACAGGGCGTGGTCCTTTCGGGCGACCCCAGCGAGGGGGACATCCTCGGCACGGTACGGGCGCGTCCCATGCCGCCCGGCCGTGGCGTGTTCGTTTCGCGCAAGCGCGGAACGTCCCTAATTCAGCTGGGGTTGCTTCCGCAACGCCATTAG
- the rpsO gene encoding 30S ribosomal protein S15: MSLDAATKKQIIAEFGQKEGDTGSPEVQVAMLSRRISDLTEHLKAHKHDHHSRRGLLILVGQRRRLLQYLAKKDIQRFRALVDRLGIRRGAAGAK; this comes from the coding sequence GTGTCTCTCGACGCCGCTACGAAGAAGCAGATCATCGCCGAGTTCGGCCAGAAGGAGGGCGACACCGGCTCCCCCGAGGTCCAGGTCGCCATGCTCTCGCGTCGGATCTCCGACCTGACCGAGCACCTCAAGGCCCACAAGCACGACCACCACTCCCGCCGTGGTCTGCTGATCCTGGTCGGTCAGCGTCGCCGCCTGCTGCAGTACCTGGCCAAGAAGGACATCCAGCGCTTCCGCGCCCTGGTCGACCGCCTCGGCATCCGCCGCGGTGCGGCCGGCGCCAAGTAA